A stretch of Vibrio aphrogenes DNA encodes these proteins:
- a CDS encoding recombinase family protein: MNNPKTVAYLRVSPKVADIDHRIEVMQAASQDALFVERGVRGNVPLEERPEFQKAYEHLQAGDTLLIWWMTDFGLGFKGAYEVIAKLLADNIHVKTYHQDLLFTPNDPQSDALLRLIKGYEEVETQQRLMAAELGRRKLRTNPEEWESKFQGRRANHEVHQKIAHLLATDKTLQAIADETGSSLSTVKRVKAKLQYRKQCQDQGGMRPHHGKGKHGHGHRTHGKQGQHRHGKPMTAQPNTQEKE, translated from the coding sequence ATGAATAATCCTAAAACTGTTGCTTATTTAAGAGTGTCACCTAAAGTGGCGGATATCGATCATCGAATTGAAGTAATGCAAGCGGCAAGTCAAGATGCCTTATTTGTTGAGCGTGGGGTACGTGGTAATGTGCCTTTAGAAGAAAGACCAGAATTTCAAAAAGCCTATGAGCATTTGCAAGCTGGAGATACTTTATTGATCTGGTGGATGACGGATTTCGGCTTAGGGTTTAAAGGCGCTTATGAGGTGATCGCTAAGTTGCTAGCTGATAATATTCATGTCAAAACCTATCATCAAGATTTATTATTTACACCTAATGATCCCCAAAGCGATGCTTTATTGCGTTTAATTAAGGGTTATGAGGAAGTGGAAACTCAACAACGGTTGATGGCGGCTGAATTAGGGCGCAGAAAATTAAGAACCAATCCTGAAGAATGGGAGTCCAAGTTTCAGGGGCGTCGCGCTAATCATGAAGTGCATCAAAAAATTGCCCATTTATTGGCAACCGATAAAACACTCCAAGCCATTGCTGACGAAACTGGCAGTAGCCTTTCCACCGTAAAACGAGTGAAAGCGAAATTACAATACCGTAAACAATGCCAAGATCAAGGGGGCATGAGGCCTCATCATGGTAAAGGTAAGCATGGTCATGGTCACAGAACACATGGCAAACAAGGTCAACATCGTCATGGAAAACCAATGACGGCACAACCTAATACACAAGAGAAGGAATAA
- a CDS encoding ShlB/FhaC/HecB family hemolysin secretion/activation protein gives MFHLFLWFILGFYVVCVCRVYASPIVNPSIQDELQQQQAERLKQIEQSQKQLQNLTPLPQIPGTSPITEDGQCFDIREITFQGNEVISSETLHQKVAHYKGQCLGLSGINRILHDISNFYIQKGYVTSRALLIPQDLSQGTLVIQILEGKLENILLNHQPHWFGSAFPYAQNRILNLRDIEQGLDQINRLARYNATIELLPGTQPGYTILNIKTVDQGWLSGSLGFNNGGQKNTGETQLSTNASLDDIFGLLDNWSISGSKSSEFSSYYDSQNARLAVSIPNGYRTFSYSYSYSDYLNTISSNNFSFESTGNTSTHDAALDWMLFRDDKQKIAQNVPASEGGNAVENTIGSLFNELSYITGGLTPSDATDGGIIAQLPVLLGGDDIVNKVLQVGTKDALKNKNMDDYVAIEESSYYLEASEQTQNELKGKGLYISKAPIIVQEGTATFQNGTNGMMNSEADAIKNVMSQTHNYGLNDINVLFNLNYNPTHGFIADGLESGVDKLGLTTGIAKQTGEFIRDTTTARGKEGSNFANHSQGNLLTLQGLGYINNKGTYDQGGFQDTKYFGGNIPTVAGFGSPVNTETMDTRVKKEVEFEFKGNVTNAGDFVGEVLGNNVGVNKVREQGVFENIFSLDTYKNLGLLFTEGSPHSSYRCSDNPNAVCGARP, from the coding sequence GTGTTCCACTTATTCCTCTGGTTCATTTTAGGGTTTTATGTCGTTTGTGTGTGCCGTGTGTATGCATCACCAATTGTTAACCCATCTATTCAAGATGAATTACAACAACAACAGGCGGAACGTTTAAAGCAAATTGAGCAATCTCAGAAGCAGCTACAAAACCTCACGCCATTGCCTCAAATACCCGGTACCTCTCCGATCACAGAAGATGGGCAATGTTTTGATATAAGGGAAATTACTTTTCAAGGCAATGAGGTTATCTCTTCTGAAACACTTCATCAAAAAGTGGCGCACTATAAAGGTCAATGCTTAGGCTTATCGGGCATTAATCGCATTTTACATGACATCAGTAATTTTTATATTCAAAAAGGCTATGTCACCTCAAGGGCATTACTGATCCCGCAAGATTTGTCTCAGGGCACATTAGTGATCCAAATCTTGGAAGGTAAACTAGAAAATATATTACTCAACCATCAGCCTCATTGGTTTGGTAGTGCTTTTCCTTATGCGCAAAATCGAATTTTAAACTTAAGAGATATTGAGCAAGGGTTAGATCAAATCAACCGACTTGCTCGATATAACGCCACCATTGAATTACTGCCCGGCACCCAACCGGGATACACCATTTTAAACATCAAAACCGTTGATCAAGGTTGGCTAAGTGGATCATTGGGTTTTAACAACGGTGGACAGAAAAATACCGGTGAAACCCAGCTTTCTACTAATGCCTCGTTAGATGATATTTTCGGTCTTCTGGATAATTGGTCTATTTCAGGCAGCAAAAGCAGCGAATTCTCCAGCTATTACGACTCACAAAATGCGCGTTTAGCCGTGTCTATACCCAATGGCTACCGCACTTTTTCTTATTCCTATTCTTACAGCGATTATTTAAACACGATATCGAGTAATAACTTTAGCTTTGAGTCGACAGGCAATACCAGCACTCATGATGCGGCGCTTGATTGGATGCTGTTTCGTGATGATAAGCAAAAAATCGCGCAAAATGTTCCGGCATCGGAAGGCGGTAATGCTGTTGAAAATACAATTGGTAGTTTATTTAATGAGTTAAGTTATATCACAGGAGGCCTCACACCTAGCGATGCAACAGATGGGGGGATAATCGCTCAGCTTCCTGTGTTGTTGGGTGGTGACGATATTGTAAATAAAGTGCTTCAGGTTGGTACTAAGGATGCGCTGAAAAATAAAAACATGGATGATTATGTTGCTATTGAGGAAAGCAGTTATTACTTAGAAGCATCAGAGCAGACTCAAAATGAATTAAAAGGTAAAGGCCTGTATATCAGTAAAGCTCCGATAATAGTTCAAGAAGGTACGGCAACTTTTCAAAATGGTACCAATGGTATGATGAATAGTGAAGCCGATGCGATTAAAAATGTAATGAGCCAAACGCATAATTATGGCTTAAATGATATCAACGTATTATTTAACCTTAATTACAACCCGACACATGGATTTATAGCGGATGGGTTAGAATCTGGCGTCGATAAATTAGGCTTAACCACAGGAATTGCCAAACAAACCGGTGAGTTTATTCGTGATACCACCACCGCTCGAGGCAAAGAAGGTTCAAACTTTGCCAATCACTCACAAGGAAACTTATTAACACTGCAAGGCTTAGGTTATATCAATAATAAAGGCACTTACGATCAAGGTGGTTTTCAAGATACTAAGTACTTTGGAGGTAACATTCCAACAGTTGCTGGCTTTGGCTCACCAGTAAATACAGAAACAATGGATACTCGTGTAAAAAAAGAAGTTGAATTTGAATTTAAAGGTAATGTGACCAATGCAGGCGATTTTGTTGGGGAAGTATTAGGTAACAATGTCGGGGTGAATAAAGTTCGAGAACAGGGCGTGTTCGAAAATATATTTAGTCTTGATACCTATAAAAACTTAGGTTTACTTTTTACCGAAGGATCCCCTCATAGCAGTTACCGCTGTAGTGATAACCCTAACGCCGTGTGTGGAGCAAGACCATAA
- a CDS encoding BCCT family transporter — protein sequence MALFKLFERLPMTSIISFITVILIITFFVTSSDSGSLVIDSLASGGAQHTPVWQRTFWVATEGIVASVLLLAGGLGALQTASVVSALPFAIIMLIAMVGMIKALRIEGHHESSQQQYMQTQQTTSGPSGKGMWKKRLANLVDFPARSDVEKFIKVTALESMRKVEQELEAQEWQAEVTFDEELCRAHFEVFKEGQVEFIYEIRLRGYEMPEFAYEGEEPEDEYYYRAEVFLRRGGQAYDVYNYEQQDIINDILNQFERYLHFIHISPGILPWNMEEHDDDTPPEQPSN from the coding sequence ATTGCGCTGTTTAAGTTGTTTGAACGCTTACCTATGACCTCGATCATTTCTTTTATCACGGTTATTTTGATCATTACGTTCTTTGTTACCTCCTCTGACTCGGGGTCTTTAGTGATTGACTCACTGGCTTCTGGTGGCGCACAACATACACCGGTATGGCAACGTACATTCTGGGTAGCAACGGAGGGGATTGTTGCTTCTGTATTGTTACTGGCTGGTGGTTTAGGTGCACTTCAAACCGCGAGTGTCGTGAGTGCCTTACCATTTGCGATCATTATGCTGATTGCTATGGTTGGCATGATTAAAGCTTTGCGTATTGAAGGACATCATGAAAGTAGTCAGCAACAATATATGCAGACTCAACAAACTACGTCAGGCCCGAGTGGTAAGGGAATGTGGAAAAAACGTCTGGCTAACTTAGTGGATTTCCCTGCTCGTAGTGATGTCGAGAAATTCATTAAGGTAACGGCGCTAGAGAGTATGCGGAAAGTAGAGCAAGAGCTTGAAGCACAAGAATGGCAAGCTGAAGTGACTTTCGATGAAGAGTTATGTCGTGCACACTTTGAGGTATTTAAAGAAGGGCAAGTTGAATTTATTTATGAGATTCGCTTGCGGGGTTATGAGATGCCAGAGTTTGCTTATGAAGGTGAAGAGCCAGAAGATGAATATTACTACCGCGCTGAAGTTTTCTTGCGTCGTGGTGGGCAGGCTTACGACGTGTATAACTATGAACAGCAAGATATCATCAATGATATTTTGAATCAGTTTGAACGTTATCTTCACTTTATTCATATTTCACCAGGTATCTTACCTTGGAATATGGAAGAGCATGATGATGATACTCCGCCAGAGCAACCATCTAACTAA
- a CDS encoding cystathionine beta-lyase, translated as MSKKFETKLVTAGRNKKWTHGVVNPPVQRASTIVFDTVAEKNEATMKRQGHTLFYGRRGTETHFAFQEAMTQIEGGAGCALYPCGAAAITNAILSFVEQGDHVLMVDSCYEPTRDFCNIILKKMGIETTYYEPTIGEGIRELIRPNTKILFTESPGSYTMEVQDVPTLARIAHEQDIIVMLDNTWGAGVNFSPFEHGVDISIQAATKYIVGHSDVMLGTAVANEKYWPQLREQSYLLGQCVSPDDAYTALRGLRTLGVRLKQHEQNSIAIAKWLATRPEVDHVRHPALASCPGHEYFVRDFKGANGLFSFVLKTTKKQATTALLDTVEHFSMGYSWGGYESLILANEPSSFDHMRTISNPHFSGTLIRLHIGLENVDDLIADLKRGFQAYNAVCHNQSES; from the coding sequence ATGTCAAAAAAATTCGAAACCAAACTCGTCACCGCAGGACGCAATAAAAAATGGACACACGGTGTGGTTAACCCACCTGTACAACGTGCTTCTACGATTGTTTTTGATACTGTCGCTGAGAAAAATGAAGCGACCATGAAGCGTCAAGGTCACACCTTATTTTATGGTCGCCGAGGAACAGAAACTCATTTTGCTTTTCAAGAAGCAATGACGCAAATCGAAGGTGGTGCAGGTTGTGCGCTCTACCCTTGTGGTGCGGCGGCGATTACCAACGCTATCCTCTCGTTTGTCGAACAAGGCGATCATGTATTAATGGTCGATAGTTGCTATGAACCAACTCGTGATTTTTGTAATATCATTTTGAAGAAAATGGGGATCGAAACAACCTATTATGAGCCCACCATTGGTGAAGGGATCCGTGAATTGATCCGCCCCAATACCAAAATTTTATTTACGGAATCTCCTGGTTCTTACACGATGGAAGTACAAGATGTTCCGACCTTAGCTCGCATTGCTCATGAACAAGATATTATTGTTATGCTCGACAATACTTGGGGCGCAGGGGTGAACTTTTCTCCTTTTGAGCACGGCGTGGATATCTCTATTCAAGCGGCGACCAAATACATCGTGGGGCACTCTGATGTCATGCTCGGCACGGCGGTTGCCAACGAAAAATATTGGCCTCAATTACGCGAACAGAGCTATTTATTAGGTCAATGTGTCTCACCGGATGATGCCTATACCGCTTTACGAGGCTTACGTACCTTAGGCGTCCGCTTAAAACAACATGAGCAAAATAGCATTGCGATTGCGAAATGGCTCGCAACTAGACCTGAAGTCGATCATGTTCGTCACCCAGCCCTTGCCTCTTGCCCGGGCCATGAGTATTTTGTCCGTGATTTTAAAGGGGCAAATGGCTTGTTCTCTTTTGTCTTAAAAACCACAAAAAAACAAGCTACCACAGCGCTTCTTGATACCGTTGAACACTTTAGCATGGGGTATTCTTGGGGAGGCTATGAGAGTTTAATTTTAGCCAATGAACCAAGCAGTTTTGACCATATGCGTACTATTTCTAACCCACATTTTTCAGGGACATTAATACGCCTTCATATTGGCTTAGAAAATGTTGATGACTTGATTGCAGATTTAAAGCGCGGCTTTCAAGCGTATAATGCCGTGTGTCATAACCAATCTGAGTCTTAA
- the cls gene encoding cardiolipin synthase, with translation MEKFYQILALAGVISYWLLVAIVTIRVVFKRRAVSVSLAWLMIIYIIPFVGVLFYLLFGELNLGRTRAERSKNMFTPYGEWFTQLHECQAHQPNLLNLQLAQIHDLCTNRTAIPALCGNSLSLQDTPDKILRSIIHDIEDAQHTIRMEFYIWQNGGLIDAINSALIQAAKRGVNVRILIDSAGSPKFFRSHWYKLMLKAGIDIRQALEVNAFRMFFRRLDLRLHRKIITIDDEVGYTGSMNMVDPEFFKKDAGVGEWIDIMVRMTGPTVNVLAAIHAWDWEVETGIRELPTFPVCALENNGALHPIQVVPSGPGMPENLIQQVLSLAINQAKKSVRITTPYFVPSDTLIQVIKMTAQRGVVVELIIPKKNDSLLVSWASKSYFSELMEAGVKIYEFDAGLLHTKSVVIDQQYCLVGSVNLDMRSLWLNFELTLAVDDYEFTKELYWVQENYLQQSTPISHERWKQRTFGHRMLERIFYLFNPLL, from the coding sequence ATGGAAAAGTTTTATCAAATCTTAGCGTTAGCTGGCGTAATTAGTTACTGGCTATTAGTCGCGATTGTCACTATCCGTGTCGTATTCAAACGCCGCGCGGTAAGTGTGTCGCTTGCTTGGTTAATGATCATTTACATCATTCCTTTTGTGGGCGTGTTATTTTACCTTTTATTCGGTGAACTGAATTTAGGTCGCACGCGTGCTGAACGCTCTAAAAATATGTTTACCCCTTATGGTGAATGGTTCACTCAATTGCACGAATGCCAAGCCCACCAGCCGAATTTACTTAATTTACAATTGGCGCAGATCCATGATCTATGCACTAACCGCACCGCTATTCCTGCACTTTGCGGTAATAGTTTGTCGCTACAAGACACACCCGATAAAATCTTACGTTCGATCATCCATGATATTGAAGATGCTCAGCATACTATTCGTATGGAGTTTTATATTTGGCAAAATGGAGGATTAATTGATGCCATCAACTCGGCACTCATCCAAGCGGCCAAGCGAGGCGTAAACGTACGCATCTTGATCGACTCAGCCGGAAGTCCCAAATTTTTCCGTAGCCATTGGTATAAATTGATGCTCAAGGCTGGGATCGATATCCGTCAAGCTTTGGAAGTGAATGCATTTCGAATGTTCTTCCGTCGCTTAGATCTACGCTTGCATCGTAAAATCATTACCATTGATGACGAAGTCGGCTATACCGGCTCAATGAATATGGTCGATCCTGAATTCTTTAAAAAAGATGCTGGCGTGGGTGAATGGATTGATATTATGGTGAGAATGACCGGCCCTACCGTCAATGTATTGGCAGCCATTCATGCTTGGGATTGGGAAGTGGAAACGGGAATACGTGAGCTACCTACCTTCCCTGTCTGCGCTCTTGAGAATAACGGCGCATTGCATCCTATCCAAGTTGTCCCGTCTGGGCCAGGGATGCCAGAAAACCTAATTCAGCAAGTGCTGTCATTGGCCATTAACCAAGCTAAAAAGTCGGTTCGTATCACAACCCCTTATTTTGTGCCGAGCGATACTCTAATCCAAGTGATTAAAATGACCGCACAACGTGGTGTGGTGGTTGAACTGATCATCCCCAAGAAAAACGATTCCTTGTTAGTGAGTTGGGCGTCTAAATCCTACTTTAGTGAACTCATGGAAGCCGGGGTAAAAATTTATGAGTTTGATGCGGGGTTACTGCATACTAAGTCGGTCGTGATTGACCAACAATATTGTCTGGTTGGCAGTGTTAACTTAGATATGAGAAGCTTATGGCTCAATTTTGAATTAACATTAGCCGTTGATGACTATGAATTCACTAAAGAACTGTATTGGGTTCAAGAAAATTATTTGCAACAATCCACCCCTATCTCACACGAAAGATGGAAGCAACGTACTTTTGGCCATCGCATGTTAGAGCGGATTTTCTACTTATTTAATCCCTTGCTTTAA
- a CDS encoding siderophore-interacting protein: MKPNRKPKHTCVVEVFKVSPTMQRIVLQGEDLKTLQKSDLGNYIKLMFHPQGHTNIDLLSDNERPLMRTYTISELDIELGKISVDFVIHESSHAVNPEQGGYAVNWAMAAQAGDEIYIGGPGKSQDIDFHAEQVVLVADMTAIPAMKAKLDTLNDSAQGYVVVQIATEADKPELALPQGVQLITVVGTESEQLADAVTALKVINVGEKNDIAIWCACEFSAMKSIRNYFTEHDCVQREKSYFSSYWKQGITEDGHKVIKREDAESLTQ, from the coding sequence ATGAAACCAAATCGTAAGCCAAAACACACTTGTGTAGTTGAAGTGTTTAAAGTGTCACCGACTATGCAACGTATTGTTCTACAAGGTGAAGATTTGAAGACACTACAAAAGTCGGATCTAGGTAACTACATTAAACTGATGTTCCATCCGCAAGGGCACACCAATATTGACTTATTGTCTGATAATGAGCGTCCACTGATGCGAACTTATACCATCAGTGAATTGGATATCGAGCTTGGTAAAATCAGCGTGGATTTCGTGATTCATGAGTCTTCACATGCAGTGAATCCTGAACAAGGTGGTTATGCCGTTAATTGGGCCATGGCGGCACAAGCTGGAGATGAAATTTATATTGGAGGCCCAGGGAAAAGCCAAGATATTGATTTTCATGCCGAGCAAGTCGTTTTGGTGGCGGATATGACGGCCATTCCAGCGATGAAAGCTAAGCTAGATACCTTGAATGATAGCGCGCAAGGCTATGTGGTAGTTCAAATAGCAACAGAAGCTGATAAGCCGGAATTAGCCTTACCTCAAGGTGTGCAACTTATTACGGTAGTGGGCACTGAGTCAGAGCAATTGGCTGACGCCGTTACCGCGCTTAAGGTGATTAACGTTGGCGAGAAAAACGACATAGCGATTTGGTGTGCTTGTGAGTTTTCCGCGATGAAGTCTATCCGTAATTACTTTACTGAGCATGACTGCGTGCAACGAGAAAAAAGCTATTTCAGTAGTTACTGGAAACAAGGTATCACAGAAGATGGGCATAAAGTGATCAAGCGAGAAGATGCGGAAAGCCTAACCCAGTAA
- a CDS encoding EamA family transporter produces MPSTSWLFWALLSAGFAAMTAIFTKLGVNNINSDFATFIRTCVILVLVGGIAFFTKQFQPISSISSKGLLFLILSGLATGASWLCYFRAMSLGQVSQVAPVDKLSVILVAIFGVLLLGEHLSAMNWLGVALITVGVVMISWQG; encoded by the coding sequence ATGCCATCTACTTCATGGTTATTTTGGGCCTTGTTATCGGCAGGGTTTGCTGCCATGACCGCCATTTTTACTAAGCTCGGAGTGAATAATATCAATTCCGATTTCGCAACCTTTATCCGTACTTGTGTGATTTTAGTGTTGGTAGGCGGCATCGCATTTTTTACTAAACAGTTTCAACCTATCAGCTCTATTTCATCTAAAGGCTTACTTTTTCTTATTTTATCCGGACTCGCTACTGGAGCATCTTGGCTTTGTTATTTCCGTGCCATGAGCTTAGGACAGGTCTCTCAAGTCGCACCGGTTGACAAATTAAGTGTGATTTTAGTGGCGATATTTGGGGTGTTATTATTAGGAGAACACTTGAGCGCTATGAACTGGCTAGGTGTTGCCTTGATCACAGTCGGTGTGGTAATGATTTCTTGGCAAGGTTAA
- a CDS encoding AMP-dependent synthetase/ligase, protein MMSLDAFHLLHLLNTQAMQRSNDVALEGFETPAPWHSVTWSQLQQQTNTLAKFLIEHNLGVQDKCAILSQNCPQWTCADIAILKARAVVVPIYPTSTKEQAEFILNDAQVSVLFVDSNEQYQMACQLLQHVPSIQTIVVFDSSVTLLEDSQHYHFDEVLKGQFTMSLHTQTECDQRIEQANLDDLVTLIYTSGTTGDPKGVMLDYRNFASTIAQHDQVIDFGKDDVSLAFLPLSHVFERSWTFYVLCRGGKNVYLRDTDRVKQAITAVKPHALCVVPRFLEKVYSAIQDRVNRDSKAKQAIFQWALSVGKQQFECQQSKRAPSTWLSWQYHIANKLVFSKLQSALGGRLKFMPCGGAALDGKVAGFFHAINVPILCGYGMTETTATVTCNTIGNRVTGSNGQTLPNTEIKLGKDNEILIRGATVMRGYYNRPEETQANFEDGWLKTGDAGQFDEQGNLYITDRIKELMKTSNGKYIAPQRVEGKVGCCPFIEQVAIVADARNYVTALIVPAFEMLEQWAKEKGIQVESPLELLRHSHVVEHFEQRLKELQIELASFEQIKKFTLLPAAFSIEAGLITPTLKLRRKNIYQMYDKEIQAMYGA, encoded by the coding sequence ATTATGTCCCTTGATGCTTTTCATCTTTTGCATTTATTAAATACTCAAGCAATGCAACGTTCTAATGATGTTGCCTTGGAAGGGTTTGAAACCCCAGCGCCATGGCATTCCGTGACTTGGAGCCAATTACAGCAGCAGACAAATACGCTTGCGAAATTTTTAATTGAACACAATCTTGGCGTGCAAGATAAGTGTGCGATTCTTTCTCAAAATTGCCCACAATGGACGTGCGCCGATATCGCCATTTTAAAAGCGCGCGCGGTTGTGGTACCGATCTACCCAACGAGTACCAAAGAACAAGCCGAATTCATATTAAATGACGCACAAGTGTCCGTGCTGTTTGTGGATTCTAACGAACAATACCAAATGGCGTGTCAGTTGCTGCAGCACGTACCTTCCATTCAAACCATAGTGGTGTTTGATTCGTCTGTGACGCTGTTGGAGGATTCACAACATTATCATTTTGATGAGGTGTTAAAAGGCCAGTTTACAATGAGCCTGCATACACAAACTGAATGTGACCAACGTATTGAGCAGGCTAATTTGGATGATTTGGTGACCTTAATTTATACCTCTGGCACGACAGGTGATCCTAAAGGTGTCATGTTGGATTATCGTAATTTTGCCTCAACCATTGCTCAACATGATCAAGTCATTGATTTTGGAAAAGATGATGTGTCTTTGGCATTTTTACCGTTAAGCCATGTATTTGAGCGTAGTTGGACATTTTATGTGCTTTGTCGTGGGGGTAAAAATGTGTATTTGCGAGACACCGATCGTGTGAAGCAAGCCATTACTGCGGTGAAGCCTCATGCATTATGTGTTGTGCCTCGCTTCCTTGAAAAAGTCTATAGTGCGATTCAAGACCGTGTCAATCGTGACAGCAAAGCGAAACAAGCGATTTTCCAATGGGCTTTATCGGTTGGTAAACAGCAATTTGAGTGCCAACAATCCAAACGAGCTCCTTCAACGTGGTTGTCTTGGCAATACCATATTGCAAACAAATTGGTCTTTTCTAAATTGCAGTCAGCATTAGGTGGTCGTCTTAAATTTATGCCTTGTGGTGGTGCCGCTTTGGATGGCAAAGTCGCAGGATTTTTTCACGCGATAAATGTGCCTATCTTGTGTGGCTACGGCATGACAGAAACCACTGCAACAGTAACTTGTAATACGATCGGAAACCGCGTCACTGGCTCTAATGGTCAAACCTTGCCGAATACTGAAATTAAATTGGGCAAAGATAATGAAATTTTGATCCGTGGTGCGACAGTGATGCGTGGTTATTATAATCGCCCAGAGGAAACACAAGCGAATTTTGAAGATGGTTGGTTGAAAACCGGGGATGCAGGGCAGTTTGATGAGCAAGGTAATCTGTATATTACCGACCGTATCAAAGAGTTAATGAAAACCTCCAATGGTAAATACATTGCACCGCAACGAGTGGAAGGTAAGGTGGGATGTTGCCCGTTCATTGAACAAGTGGCGATTGTGGCAGATGCAAGAAATTATGTGACGGCTCTGATTGTGCCTGCGTTTGAAATGTTAGAGCAATGGGCAAAAGAAAAAGGGATCCAAGTTGAATCACCACTAGAATTGTTGCGTCATTCTCACGTTGTTGAGCATTTCGAACAAAGACTGAAAGAGTTACAAATAGAATTAGCCAGTTTTGAGCAGATCAAAAAATTCACGCTTTTACCCGCGGCTTTTTCGATTGAAGCTGGCTTAATTACACCAACCTTAAAGTTACGTCGTAAGAATATTTATCAGATGTATGATAAAGAAATTCAAGCGATGTACGGTGCTTAA
- a CDS encoding sodium-dependent transporter, which yields MAAGSRAQFSSRLGFIMAAAGSAVGLGNVWGFPTQAASNGGAVFLLVYLFMVVVLALPMLIAELTIGRYGQANPLRSVTRIWPKQSRLPVGFGVLGLLTALMILSFYSILAGWLVGYLVSPILELLGMSATAHWLEQFSTERNLLLAFLFIAITMKVVMGGVTAGIERWSSRLMPILVALFVVMIGYILTQDGAMEGLKMYLVPDLSHFNADLIVGAMGQAFFSLSLGVTVMIVYGSYLPKHVNIPKTAAQVAMIDTGIAFGAGLLILPAMFVAQKNGVSIYSETGQLLNSDTLVFTVLPAMFDTMGSIGIVVSILFFALMLIAALTSSISMLEVPVSCSIEELGLSRNKAVWWIGGLALVMAAAIVYHFETLFGLVITISTVYLQPLLGLVWAICAGWVWSRAKLLEELQQGHPEIENSLFWRCWPNYLRYVCPILMAMVFWVTI from the coding sequence ATGGCAGCAGGATCACGGGCACAATTTAGCTCTCGACTTGGATTTATTATGGCAGCGGCGGGTTCCGCTGTGGGTTTAGGTAATGTATGGGGGTTTCCAACACAAGCCGCCAGTAATGGTGGGGCAGTTTTTTTACTGGTTTATTTGTTTATGGTGGTGGTTCTAGCGCTCCCTATGTTGATTGCTGAATTGACGATAGGGCGTTATGGTCAAGCCAACCCGTTGCGCTCCGTAACTCGTATTTGGCCTAAGCAAAGTCGCCTTCCTGTTGGTTTTGGAGTTTTGGGTTTATTAACGGCTTTAATGATATTGAGCTTTTACTCTATTTTAGCTGGCTGGTTAGTCGGTTATTTAGTGAGCCCTATTTTAGAGTTGTTAGGCATGTCAGCGACCGCACATTGGTTAGAGCAGTTTAGTACTGAGCGTAACCTATTGTTAGCCTTTCTCTTTATTGCGATAACGATGAAAGTGGTGATGGGAGGAGTAACCGCCGGAATAGAGCGTTGGTCATCACGATTGATGCCGATTTTAGTGGCATTATTTGTCGTCATGATTGGTTATATTTTGACGCAAGATGGCGCAATGGAAGGGTTAAAAATGTATCTTGTACCTGACTTGTCGCATTTTAATGCTGATTTAATCGTCGGTGCAATGGGGCAAGCTTTTTTCTCATTATCGCTTGGGGTAACGGTGATGATCGTATATGGCTCGTACTTACCTAAACATGTCAACATTCCTAAAACAGCCGCTCAAGTTGCAATGATCGATACTGGGATTGCATTCGGAGCCGGCTTACTTATTTTACCAGCGATGTTTGTTGCACAAAAAAATGGTGTTTCCATTTACAGTGAGACTGGGCAGTTGCTTAATTCCGATACGCTGGTCTTTACGGTATTACCTGCAATGTTCGATACTATGGGCAGCATTGGTATTGTAGTCAGTATTTTATTTTTCGCTTTGATGCTAATTGCCGCATTAACCTCATCGATCTCAATGTTAGAAGTTCCAGTGTCTTGCTCGATTGAAGAGTTAGGACTGTCGCGTAATAAAGCCGTTTGGTGGATAGGTGGGCTAGCTTTAGTGATGGCCGCCGCCATTGTGTATCATTTTGAGACATTATTTGGCTTAGTGATCACTATTTCAACGGTGTATTTACAGCCATTACTCGGTTTAGTATGGGCAATCTGTGCTGGCTGGGTTTGGAGTCGCGCGAAATTATTAGAAGAGTTACAACAAGGTCATCCTGAGATTGAAAACAGCCTATTTTGGCGTTGCTGGCCAAACTATTTACGCTATGTTTGTCCAATTTTAATGGCGATGGTGTTCTGGGTGACTATTTAA